One Cellulosimicrobium protaetiae genomic region harbors:
- a CDS encoding Pr6Pr family membrane protein: protein MHVVVGLFRLFLVVLALVGTRAIWRDGDVEGLIYFTNQTGFLIAVVFTWAGVASLLRRRQPPGWLKGGVTLFAAITGLVANLVLAPEDPDAPAVLLGLTDGQIEHELLPLAVFVDFLLLDAHRRLRGLDAARWLLYPLAYFAFTTIRGFVSPGSEYPYGFVDLDALGWTGLLVNVVLYGAGFLVLGLVIVGIDRLLPTGPAVGRYTDRSPAAASPETRGAAGSPDDAPASR from the coding sequence ATGCACGTCGTCGTCGGACTGTTCCGGCTGTTCCTCGTCGTCCTCGCCCTCGTCGGGACGCGCGCCATCTGGCGCGACGGCGACGTCGAGGGGCTGATCTACTTCACGAACCAGACGGGCTTCCTCATCGCCGTCGTGTTCACGTGGGCCGGTGTGGCGTCGCTCCTGCGCCGGCGGCAGCCGCCGGGGTGGCTCAAGGGCGGCGTGACGCTGTTCGCCGCGATCACCGGGCTCGTCGCGAACCTCGTGCTCGCGCCCGAGGACCCCGACGCCCCGGCCGTGCTCCTCGGCCTGACCGACGGCCAGATCGAGCACGAGCTGCTGCCGCTCGCCGTCTTCGTCGACTTCCTCCTGCTCGACGCCCACCGGCGCCTGCGCGGCCTCGACGCCGCGCGCTGGCTGCTGTACCCGCTGGCGTACTTCGCGTTCACGACGATCCGCGGGTTCGTCAGCCCCGGCAGCGAGTACCCGTACGGGTTCGTCGACCTCGACGCGCTGGGGTGGACCGGTCTGCTCGTCAACGTCGTGCTGTACGGGGCGGGCTTCCTCGTGCTCGGCCTCGTCATCGTCGGGATCGACCGGCTCCTGCCCACCGGCCCCGCCGTCGGCCGGTACACGGACCGTTCGCCCGCCGCGGCGTCCCCGGAGACGAGGGGGGCGGCGGGCAGCCCGGACGACGCGCCCGCGTCGCGCTAA
- a CDS encoding cold-shock protein: MATGTVKWFNAEKGFGFIAPSDGTADVFAHYSEIASSGYRSLEENQSVSFDVTQGPKGPQATNIQSL; this comes from the coding sequence ATGGCTACAGGCACCGTGAAGTGGTTCAACGCGGAGAAGGGGTTCGGCTTCATCGCCCCCTCCGACGGCACCGCCGACGTGTTCGCCCACTACAGCGAGATCGCCTCGAGCGGCTACCGCTCGCTCGAGGAGAACCAGAGCGTCTCGTTCGACGTCACCCAGGGTCCCAAGGGCCCGCAGGCGACGAACATCCAGTCGCTCTGA
- a CDS encoding amidohydrolase, giving the protein MTTSSTPAPSSRPVPRTARCSVAVVNGYVVPVAAEPIENGTVLVEDGVITAVGADVVVPDGVPTLDARGRWVLPGFVEAHAHMGVMEEAEGWAGNDTNEMTDPNGAALRAIDAINVEDEGFRDALVGGVTSAVVKPGSGNPIGGQTVAIKTWGGRTVDEQVIREAVSVKSALGENPKRVYGDQKKTPSTRLGVAKVIRAAFVDAQNYAAKRDAAEAKGEPFDRDLAKEALARVLAGELYWDQHTHRADDIATALRLADEFGYRLVVNHGTDGAAVADVLAERDVPVIFGPLFTSRSKIELRHRDIANLGALARAGVRVAITTDHPVVPINFLVHQASLAVKEGLDRDTALRALTVNPASFLGLDDRVGALAPGLDGDVVVWSGDPLDVTSRAEHVLITGAEVYTWDATANEGRGAGRVVERGERFHA; this is encoded by the coding sequence ATGACGACCTCATCCACCCCCGCACCTTCCTCCCGTCCCGTCCCGCGCACCGCACGCTGCAGCGTCGCCGTCGTGAACGGCTACGTCGTGCCCGTCGCCGCGGAACCGATCGAGAACGGGACCGTCCTCGTCGAGGACGGGGTCATCACCGCGGTCGGGGCGGACGTCGTCGTGCCCGACGGCGTCCCCACCCTCGACGCGCGCGGCCGCTGGGTGCTGCCCGGCTTCGTCGAGGCGCACGCGCACATGGGCGTCATGGAGGAGGCCGAGGGCTGGGCCGGCAACGACACGAACGAGATGACCGACCCGAACGGCGCGGCGCTGCGCGCGATCGACGCGATCAACGTCGAGGACGAGGGCTTCCGCGACGCGCTCGTGGGCGGTGTGACGAGCGCCGTCGTGAAGCCGGGCTCGGGCAACCCGATCGGGGGCCAGACGGTCGCGATCAAGACGTGGGGCGGGCGCACGGTCGACGAGCAGGTGATCCGCGAGGCGGTCTCGGTGAAGTCGGCGCTCGGCGAGAACCCCAAGCGCGTGTACGGGGACCAGAAGAAGACGCCGTCCACGCGCCTCGGGGTCGCGAAGGTCATCCGCGCCGCGTTCGTCGACGCGCAGAACTACGCCGCGAAGCGCGACGCGGCCGAGGCGAAGGGCGAGCCGTTCGACCGCGACCTCGCCAAGGAGGCGCTCGCGCGCGTCCTCGCGGGCGAGCTCTACTGGGACCAGCACACGCACCGCGCCGACGACATCGCGACCGCCCTGCGTCTCGCGGACGAGTTCGGCTACCGGCTCGTCGTCAACCACGGGACCGACGGCGCCGCCGTCGCCGATGTGCTGGCCGAGCGCGACGTGCCGGTGATCTTCGGCCCGCTGTTCACGTCGCGCTCCAAGATCGAGCTGCGCCACCGCGACATCGCGAACCTCGGCGCGCTGGCGCGCGCGGGCGTGCGCGTCGCGATCACGACCGACCACCCCGTCGTGCCGATCAACTTCCTGGTCCACCAGGCGTCGCTCGCGGTGAAGGAGGGCCTCGACCGCGACACCGCGCTGCGGGCGCTCACCGTCAACCCCGCGTCGTTCCTGGGGCTCGACGACCGGGTCGGCGCCCTCGCCCCGGGCCTCGACGGCGACGTCGTCGTGTGGTCGGGCGACCCCCTGGACGTGACGTCGCGCGCCGAGCACGTGCTGATCACGGGTGCCGAGGTCTACACGTGGGACGCGACGGCGAACGAGGGCCGCGGCGCGGGCCGCGTCGTCGAGCGCGGCGAGCGCTTCCACGCCTGA